In Candidatus Aminicenantes bacterium, the DNA window CTGAAATTCCATTCCTGATCCGGCGGCGAGTCCGCCGCTCCGCGGCCGGTCAGGGGCGGGAAAAATAATCTCCCAGCCAGCGCGCCCATGAACGCCGGTGGGGCCTGGCCGCCCAGCGCCGCAAAACGAGGCAGGCCGCGATCCCGGCGAGGCTGCCGAGAACGTCGACAAGCCAGTCTTTCAGCGAGCAGAAACGCCCGGGAACAAACGCCTGGTGCAGTTCGTCCAGAAGGGCCAGCACCAGCAGGGCGGCAAGCCCCGTCGCCCATGCTCGCGGTTGGTCCGGATCGCTGAACACCTGAATGAAAAAGAAAGCCAGGAGCGCGTACTCGAACAAGTGGGGGATGATGTCGGGGACGGACGTGGGCAGCGCGCTGGCCGGCAGGGAAGAGAGGGCGAAGATACCCAGGTAGATGAGAAACGAAATCAAGCCGGCGGCATCTTTCCTGCGCCAGGCACGCATGCTTTC includes these proteins:
- a CDS encoding VanZ family protein; the encoded protein is MRAWRRKDAAGLISFLIYLGIFALSSLPASALPTSVPDIIPHLFEYALLAFFFIQVFSDPDQPRAWATGLAALLVLALLDELHQAFVPGRFCSLKDWLVDVLGSLAGIAACLVLRRWAARPHRRSWARWLGDYFSRP